One genomic region from Streptomyces sp. NBC_01304 encodes:
- a CDS encoding S1 family peptidase, which yields MPVTAAEHTTEEAAKGASAAVLNADVTGTSWYIDSDADMLVISVDSRVSESEVRTLSKVAHSHTSRVRIQRVSGKFRPLIMGGDTIHHPAGSCSLGFNVRSGEKYYLVTAGHCVHVGDPLVTSSDLKIGPTVESSFPGDDYAVAEYSDSSVPHPGKVNLYNNSSQNIVSSGDPEIAQYVKRSGATTGLRSGQIIGLNATVNYGDEWGIVTGLIHTNICAEGGDSGGPLFSGSMALGVLSGASGDCTDGGATFYQPINEALRKHSLNISLDGCASIAGGKVCYQPYGDKFILTDTAGDGAHPELSFTSGGTSYTCSNTAGTNTSKTCDYDFPESQTLSYYLSIYDGSDLVRRGTIYYDRF from the coding sequence ATGCCAGTTACAGCCGCCGAACACACTACCGAAGAGGCCGCGAAAGGGGCGAGTGCGGCAGTACTTAATGCTGACGTTACCGGCACGTCGTGGTACATCGACTCTGACGCTGACATGTTGGTGATCAGCGTCGATTCGAGAGTTTCGGAGAGCGAAGTTCGGACCCTATCGAAGGTGGCACACTCCCATACCTCGCGGGTGAGGATCCAGCGAGTTTCCGGTAAATTCCGCCCTCTAATTATGGGTGGAGATACCATCCACCATCCAGCCGGATCATGTTCACTCGGATTTAACGTCCGCAGCGGCGAAAAATACTACCTGGTCACTGCGGGGCATTGCGTGCACGTCGGCGATCCATTAGTTACGAGCTCGGACCTGAAAATCGGACCCACGGTAGAGTCTAGCTTTCCCGGTGACGACTACGCAGTGGCAGAGTATTCCGATAGTTCAGTCCCCCATCCCGGCAAAGTTAATCTATACAACAATAGCTCTCAAAATATTGTGAGCTCCGGCGACCCTGAAATCGCCCAGTACGTAAAGAGGAGCGGTGCCACGACCGGCCTGCGTTCTGGCCAGATAATTGGCCTCAATGCAACAGTAAATTACGGAGATGAGTGGGGGATAGTTACTGGTCTTATTCATACGAACATCTGCGCCGAAGGTGGTGATAGCGGCGGCCCGCTCTTCTCCGGAAGTATGGCTCTGGGGGTACTCTCGGGCGCCAGTGGCGACTGCACTGATGGCGGGGCCACCTTCTATCAGCCCATCAATGAGGCTCTTCGCAAGCACAGCCTCAACATAAGCCTCGACGGTTGTGCGAGCATCGCGGGCGGGAAGGTCTGCTATCAGCCGTACGGCGACAAGTTCATCCTGACAGACACAGCTGGGGACGGGGCCCACCCTGAGCTTTCGTTCACGAGTGGCGGGACTTCATACACCTGCTCCAACACAGCTGGCACCAACACCAGTAAAACCTGCGACTACGATTTCCCCGAAAGCCAAACCCTCTCCTACTATCTGTCGATCTATGACGGGAGTGACCTTGTACGCCGAGGGACTATCTACTACGACCGGTTCTGA
- a CDS encoding ArsB/NhaD family transporter, protein MNDWHSWAALVVFVGAYALIISEKIHRVAAALGGAALMLAIGATDDKAAFYSEHSGIDWNVIFLLLGMMMIVGVLKKTGMFEYLAIWSVKRARAKPFRVMVMLIVITACASALLDNVTTVLLIAPVTFLVCERLALPVAPFLIAEVLASNIGGMSTLVGDPPNIIIASRAGLTFNDFLVHLAPLSALLIVVLIALCRFLFRKSFTYDESRAEEVMALEEREAIRNPRLLVQGLVVLVLVVTGFVLHPVLHFEPSVVALLGAGLLVAVSTVETGEVLGEVEWPTLAFFAGLFIMIGGLIETGVIGEVSKTLADAIGSNELGGSMLMLGASAGLSGIVDNIPYVATMAPITSDLVEAMGNGSGSHVMWWALAIGADLGGNATAIGASANVVVLGIAERNRQPISFWQFTKYGLVVTAVTVAVSVGYVWLRYFALA, encoded by the coding sequence GTGAACGACTGGCACAGCTGGGCCGCACTCGTCGTCTTCGTCGGCGCGTACGCCCTGATCATCAGCGAGAAGATCCACCGCGTCGCCGCGGCCCTCGGGGGCGCGGCGCTGATGCTCGCGATCGGCGCGACCGACGACAAAGCGGCCTTCTACTCCGAACACTCCGGCATCGACTGGAACGTCATCTTCCTGCTGCTCGGCATGATGATGATCGTCGGTGTGCTGAAGAAGACCGGCATGTTCGAGTACCTGGCCATCTGGTCGGTCAAGCGAGCGCGGGCCAAACCCTTCCGCGTGATGGTGATGCTGATCGTCATCACCGCGTGCGCCTCGGCGCTGCTCGACAACGTCACCACCGTGCTGCTGATCGCCCCGGTCACCTTCCTGGTGTGCGAGCGCCTCGCGCTGCCGGTGGCGCCGTTCCTGATCGCCGAGGTCCTGGCTTCCAACATCGGGGGCATGTCCACCCTGGTCGGGGACCCGCCGAACATCATCATCGCCAGCCGGGCCGGCCTGACCTTCAACGACTTCCTGGTCCATCTCGCCCCGCTGTCCGCCCTGTTGATCGTGGTGCTGATCGCGCTGTGCCGCTTCCTGTTCCGCAAGTCGTTCACCTATGACGAGTCACGGGCCGAGGAGGTCATGGCCCTGGAGGAACGCGAGGCCATCCGCAACCCGCGCCTGCTCGTTCAGGGCCTGGTCGTCCTCGTCCTGGTCGTCACGGGCTTCGTCCTGCACCCCGTGCTCCATTTCGAACCGAGCGTGGTGGCCCTGCTGGGTGCCGGCCTGCTGGTGGCGGTCTCCACGGTGGAGACCGGCGAGGTCCTCGGCGAGGTCGAGTGGCCCACGCTCGCGTTCTTCGCGGGGCTGTTCATCATGATCGGCGGCCTGATCGAGACTGGTGTCATCGGCGAGGTCTCCAAGACCCTGGCCGACGCGATCGGAAGCAATGAGCTGGGCGGCTCGATGCTGATGCTCGGCGCCTCGGCCGGACTGTCCGGGATCGTCGACAACATCCCCTACGTCGCCACCATGGCGCCCATCACCAGCGATCTGGTCGAGGCGATGGGGAACGGTTCTGGCAGCCACGTCATGTGGTGGGCCCTGGCCATCGGGGCGGACCTGGGCGGGAATGCCACCGCGATCGGTGCCTCCGCGAACGTCGTTGTCCTGGGCATTGCCGAGCGCAACCGGCAGCCCATCAGCTTCTGGCAGTTCACCAAGTACGGCCTCGTCGTCACCGCGGTCACGGTTGCGGTCTCGGTCGGTTACGTCTGGCTGCGCTACTTCGCCCTGGCATGA
- a CDS encoding CBS domain-containing protein, translating to MRARDLAEPYPSVSTDDDAVDALRLLAERKLPALLVVDRDGQPWAIVPGSQLVRQLVPDYVQQDPLLASVITDRSLDEVHEAVVGQSVAEWLPRRRFTPPFVGPDASAMNVAALMARTHTPLVAVIERDGDQVRLLGAITAARLVEQLIGAS from the coding sequence ATGCGCGCGCGTGATCTCGCAGAGCCCTACCCGTCGGTGTCGACGGACGACGACGCCGTGGACGCGCTGCGGCTACTTGCCGAACGGAAGCTGCCGGCCCTGCTGGTGGTGGACCGCGACGGGCAGCCGTGGGCCATCGTTCCCGGCTCTCAGCTGGTACGGCAGCTGGTGCCCGACTACGTCCAGCAAGACCCGCTGCTCGCTTCCGTCATCACCGACCGCAGCCTCGACGAAGTCCACGAGGCGGTGGTCGGCCAGTCGGTGGCCGAGTGGCTGCCGAGGCGTCGCTTCACGCCGCCGTTCGTCGGCCCCGATGCGAGCGCCATGAACGTCGCTGCGCTCATGGCCCGCACCCACACGCCTCTGGTCGCCGTCATCGAACGTGACGGCGACCAGGTCCGCCTCCTGGGCGCCATCACCGCGGCCCGCCTGGTGGAACAACTCATCGGAGCATCGTGA
- a CDS encoding cation:proton antiporter, which yields MVLVAVFGVALLIAVLLSGLAARTVLSTSLLFLVGGAIVSDGFLGLIHITPDSEIVSVTADLALFAVLFTDGMHVHFGKLKANWKNPARALGLGMPLAFIFMALVTHYVVGLDWTTSFLVGAVLAPTDPVFASAIVGRKEVPSKLRQLLNVESGINDGLALPIVLIFIAMAGPTSGHAEASAGKIGLELGMGLAFGILLPLFVNGLVRFRHLGAEPKLQPLLPLAIGVILYGLCHLTHANPYLAAFSAGAVLTAVSPESKAAFEPLGEMLAELAKFAALLVFGALLTPQLFGDLSIGGYVAVVLAIVLIRPASLLLSLIGTRAHFTRQEKLVAAWFGPKGFASVVYGLLVLQSGIPQGEEAFTLIAVCIAVSIIAHSSTDVPIARLFHVDELAGIPGGHGGTDVEHRGGPATGPGAQTEPRKENGHARA from the coding sequence ATGGTGCTGGTTGCTGTCTTCGGGGTGGCACTACTGATCGCGGTGCTGCTGTCCGGGCTCGCCGCGCGGACCGTGCTCTCCACGTCCCTGCTCTTCCTCGTCGGCGGCGCGATCGTCAGTGACGGATTCCTCGGCCTGATTCACATCACGCCAGACAGCGAGATCGTGTCGGTGACGGCCGATCTGGCGCTGTTCGCAGTGCTGTTCACCGACGGCATGCACGTGCACTTCGGCAAGCTGAAGGCCAACTGGAAGAACCCGGCCCGAGCCCTTGGGCTCGGCATGCCGCTGGCCTTCATCTTCATGGCCCTGGTCACGCACTACGTGGTGGGCCTGGACTGGACGACGTCGTTCCTGGTGGGTGCGGTGCTCGCGCCGACCGACCCGGTGTTCGCCTCGGCCATCGTGGGTCGCAAGGAAGTCCCCTCCAAGCTGCGGCAGTTGCTGAACGTGGAGTCCGGCATCAACGACGGGCTCGCCTTGCCGATCGTGCTGATCTTCATCGCCATGGCCGGGCCGACGTCCGGGCACGCCGAGGCGTCCGCAGGCAAGATCGGACTGGAGCTGGGCATGGGCCTCGCCTTCGGGATTCTGCTGCCGCTGTTCGTGAACGGGCTCGTACGCTTCCGTCACCTGGGCGCCGAGCCGAAGCTGCAGCCGCTGCTTCCGCTGGCGATCGGCGTGATCCTCTACGGCCTCTGCCACCTCACCCACGCCAACCCCTACCTGGCGGCGTTCTCCGCCGGCGCGGTTCTCACCGCGGTCTCGCCGGAGTCGAAGGCGGCCTTCGAGCCGCTGGGCGAAATGTTGGCTGAGCTGGCCAAGTTCGCTGCGCTCCTTGTCTTCGGAGCGTTGCTGACGCCGCAGCTCTTCGGGGATCTGTCGATCGGCGGGTACGTCGCCGTGGTCCTGGCGATCGTTCTGATCCGTCCGGCCTCACTGCTGCTCTCGCTCATCGGCACCCGCGCTCATTTCACCCGGCAGGAGAAGCTGGTCGCTGCCTGGTTCGGGCCCAAGGGCTTCGCCTCGGTGGTCTACGGACTGCTGGTGCTGCAGTCCGGGATCCCACAGGGCGAGGAGGCGTTCACCCTGATCGCCGTGTGCATCGCGGTGTCGATCATCGCGCACAGCAGCACCGACGTCCCGATCGCCCGCCTCTTCCACGTCGATGAACTCGCAGGCATCCCGGGTGGGCACGGCGGCACCGACGTCGAACACCGCGGCGGCCCTGCCACCGGACCCGGTGCGCAGACCGAACCACGCAAGGAGAACGGTCATGCGCGCGCGTGA
- a CDS encoding CBS domain-containing protein — translation MFAADLAYVCQTVELECDAVVAARMVAASPEPFLVLVESSGEPRAVLQAQELLHHLLPGSLAAQPGLISLSGPFAQAQLSRALSGRRVGDLLPMPEPPPTVTPRDRLSTVLLRLRQANSPVVVVIDPAGTPVRGIITAQRLLRRLLDPAVASASCGDDLHDAAAHVLTASRLLVAVSARSLAAVEETLTLLEFRLLVLLSMHGTLGPRHLAELLGVDEQMALRAVTDLQAGDLLAQSGNGGRDDLRLVLSPRGQDVVNDVMQRRTAEITQILEDMPHEDRTALAPALQSFARAAGEPAFGSPPTVF, via the coding sequence ATGTTCGCTGCCGATCTTGCGTATGTGTGCCAGACCGTAGAGCTCGAGTGCGATGCGGTGGTCGCTGCGCGCATGGTGGCCGCAAGTCCCGAACCCTTCCTCGTACTTGTTGAATCCTCCGGTGAACCGCGGGCTGTGCTGCAGGCCCAGGAGCTACTGCACCACCTGCTGCCCGGTTCGCTGGCCGCACAGCCCGGACTGATCTCGCTGTCCGGCCCCTTCGCCCAGGCCCAGCTGAGCCGGGCGCTCTCCGGCCGCAGGGTGGGCGACTTGCTGCCGATGCCCGAGCCGCCCCCGACCGTCACTCCCAGGGACAGGCTGTCCACGGTGCTCCTGCGGCTGAGGCAGGCGAACAGCCCGGTTGTGGTGGTCATTGATCCCGCAGGCACCCCGGTCCGAGGGATCATCACCGCACAGCGACTGCTGCGGCGCCTCCTGGACCCCGCCGTGGCGAGCGCGAGTTGCGGCGATGACCTGCACGACGCGGCAGCGCACGTGCTCACCGCCTCACGACTGCTCGTCGCTGTGTCGGCCCGGTCCCTTGCGGCCGTCGAAGAGACCCTGACCCTCCTCGAGTTCCGGCTCCTGGTGCTCCTCAGCATGCACGGCACCCTCGGGCCCCGGCACCTGGCTGAACTCCTCGGCGTCGACGAGCAGATGGCGCTCCGCGCGGTGACCGACCTCCAGGCCGGCGACCTGCTCGCGCAGAGCGGGAATGGGGGACGAGACGATCTACGTCTGGTCCTGTCACCCCGCGGGCAGGACGTGGTCAACGACGTGATGCAACGACGCACGGCGGAGATCACTCAAATCCTGGAGGACATGCCGCACGAGGATCGCACGGCCCTCGCCCCGGCCCTGCAGTCCTTCGCGAGAGCTGCAGGCGAGCCGGCGTTCGGCTCGCCGCCGACGGTGTTTTGA
- a CDS encoding GlxA family transcriptional regulator, producing MSLHRVVALLNPPQSPFELGCAAEVFGTVPQDVPARYSFRICAERPGPLRTTIGYPMLVDAGLSALEEADTVVVPGWQPPSAPVPPTVIAALQAAHRRGARIVAICTGAFVLAQSGLLDGRRAATHWRHAPQLAAAFPQVEVDPDVLYVDHGDVATSAGTGAGIDLCLHLVRSDHGAAYAAQIARNMVLPPHREGSQLQYAAAPAPARTDESLAPLLEWATSHLDSPLTLDRLAERAGLSTRTLARRFTEQLGVSPGQWLLRQRLDAARVLLEQTDLPVEAIATRVGLTSAVNLRRRFRAHLGTTPGAYRRTFSQTRAAA from the coding sequence ATGAGCCTTCACCGGGTGGTGGCCCTGCTCAATCCGCCGCAGTCGCCTTTCGAGCTCGGCTGCGCCGCCGAGGTCTTCGGCACCGTCCCGCAGGACGTACCGGCCCGGTACAGCTTCCGGATCTGTGCCGAGCGCCCCGGACCGCTGCGGACCACCATCGGTTACCCGATGCTCGTAGACGCGGGTCTGTCGGCTCTGGAGGAGGCGGACACCGTGGTCGTCCCCGGCTGGCAGCCGCCCAGCGCGCCGGTGCCGCCGACCGTCATCGCGGCGCTCCAGGCCGCCCACCGGCGCGGGGCCAGGATCGTCGCCATCTGCACGGGGGCGTTTGTCCTCGCGCAGTCCGGACTGCTCGACGGCCGCCGCGCCGCCACCCACTGGCGCCACGCGCCCCAACTCGCCGCCGCCTTCCCCCAGGTGGAGGTGGACCCGGACGTGCTCTACGTCGACCACGGCGACGTGGCCACCAGCGCCGGAACCGGTGCGGGCATCGACCTGTGTCTTCACCTGGTGCGTTCCGACCACGGCGCCGCCTACGCCGCCCAGATCGCCCGGAACATGGTCCTGCCCCCACACCGGGAGGGCAGCCAACTCCAGTACGCCGCAGCGCCCGCCCCGGCGAGGACGGACGAATCGCTGGCGCCACTGCTGGAGTGGGCCACGTCCCACCTCGACTCTCCGCTGACCCTCGACCGGCTCGCCGAACGAGCCGGGCTGTCCACCCGGACCCTCGCCCGGCGCTTCACCGAACAACTCGGCGTCAGCCCGGGGCAGTGGCTGTTGCGCCAACGCCTCGACGCAGCACGGGTATTGCTGGAGCAGACCGACCTGCCGGTCGAAGCCATCGCCACCCGCGTCGGGCTCACCTCGGCGGTCAACCTGCGCCGCCGCTTCAGGGCGCATCTGGGCACCACACCCGGCGCCTACCGGCGCACCTTCAGCCAAACTCGGGCGGCTGCCTGA
- a CDS encoding alpha/beta fold hydrolase: MIETTTETTVVRRTVQVDGETASYLTAGPQDGQPVLLLHGTYWSRVWLPVLDHLADAGLRPIAVDLPGLGRSGGELTLETATVPALAHWVTRFASALELSGPISVAGHDIGGGIAQHLLAHNRLEVPRLALLNSVTYDSWPVPGVARFRDREVVAATTADEVLTARRQAVTTALAGAATEPLIADYLDPWTHGRVRRSWMAMAGAADNRYTLDLVPALQRSTTPKLLMWGEDDTFQKVEYAEKFTSEMPHTTLVRIPDAHHIPTENAPDQIGRALAGFFTA; this comes from the coding sequence ATGATTGAAACCACCACCGAGACGACAGTGGTCAGGCGCACAGTCCAGGTCGACGGCGAAACGGCCAGCTACCTGACCGCCGGGCCGCAGGACGGCCAGCCCGTGCTGCTGCTGCACGGAACGTACTGGAGCAGGGTCTGGCTCCCGGTACTGGACCACCTCGCCGACGCGGGGCTACGGCCGATCGCAGTCGACCTCCCCGGGCTGGGGCGCTCGGGCGGCGAACTCACCCTGGAAACGGCCACGGTCCCGGCCCTCGCGCACTGGGTGACACGGTTCGCATCCGCGCTGGAGCTCTCCGGACCGATCTCTGTGGCCGGCCACGACATCGGCGGCGGCATCGCCCAGCACCTCCTCGCCCACAACCGCCTGGAGGTCCCGCGGCTGGCCCTGCTCAACTCGGTCACCTACGACTCCTGGCCCGTGCCTGGCGTGGCCCGCTTCCGCGACCGGGAGGTCGTCGCGGCCACCACCGCCGACGAAGTTCTCACCGCCCGCCGACAGGCCGTGACAACGGCCCTGGCCGGTGCCGCCACCGAGCCATTGATCGCGGACTACCTGGATCCATGGACCCATGGGCGGGTCCGCCGCTCCTGGATGGCCATGGCGGGCGCAGCCGACAACCGCTACACCCTCGACCTCGTTCCCGCCCTGCAGCGATCCACCACGCCCAAGCTGCTGATGTGGGGCGAGGACGACACCTTCCAGAAGGTGGAATACGCCGAGAAGTTCACCTCGGAGATGCCGCACACCACCCTCGTACGCATCCCGGATGCGCACCACATCCCCACGGAGAACGCCCCTGACCAGATCGGCCGCGCGCTCGCAGGATTCTTCACGGCGTAG
- a CDS encoding TetR/AcrR family transcriptional regulator encodes MPDIKHFDPDATLDTVVRLFWRQGAATTGIQDIVNATGLNRSSLYATFGGKQQLYLAALERYVDERSRPTLGPLAEDERGLPAVTEFFTKLIEARCTGEYAQWGCMVSNAHAGVENGDPDVRAILDRQHQRLREALRAALHTAHELRQLPSGADPDSAADVLALLAHGVNLRSRAGADARELRRSVTAAIDALTGQTER; translated from the coding sequence ATGCCGGACATCAAGCACTTCGACCCGGACGCGACCCTGGACACGGTGGTGCGGCTGTTCTGGCGGCAGGGCGCGGCCACGACTGGCATCCAGGACATCGTGAACGCGACCGGTCTCAACCGCTCCAGCCTGTACGCCACCTTCGGCGGTAAGCAGCAGCTGTACCTTGCCGCGCTGGAGCGCTATGTCGACGAGCGCTCCCGGCCGACGCTCGGCCCGCTCGCTGAGGATGAGCGCGGGCTGCCGGCCGTGACGGAGTTCTTCACCAAGCTGATCGAGGCGCGCTGTACGGGCGAGTACGCCCAGTGGGGCTGCATGGTCTCCAATGCACATGCGGGCGTTGAGAACGGTGACCCCGATGTGCGCGCCATCCTCGACCGGCAGCATCAACGGTTGCGCGAGGCGTTGCGTGCGGCGCTGCACACAGCACACGAGCTGCGGCAGCTTCCCTCCGGAGCCGACCCGGATTCCGCGGCTGATGTCCTGGCCCTGCTGGCCCACGGCGTGAATCTCCGCTCCCGAGCCGGGGCGGATGCCCGCGAGCTGCGCAGGAGTGTCACTGCGGCGATCGATGCGCTGACGGGCCAGACAGAGCGCTGA
- a CDS encoding peroxiredoxin-like family protein has protein sequence MSSVNAELRAFYDSRQEQIPADIRAVMGRAAQDLADSGQADRALSVGAKAPSFTLPSATGRDVALDELLAEGPVVLTFYRGAWCPYCNIALRSLQQHHDDITARGAHLVAVSPQIPDESLSLTEKHGLAFDVLSDLGSDTAKQFGLAFDLPDDLAAVYDSFGIDLQHSNAGHARTLPLPATYVIDREGTIRWAFVNADYTTRAEPADILTALDTLA, from the coding sequence ATGAGCAGCGTCAACGCCGAACTGCGTGCCTTCTATGACAGTCGCCAGGAGCAGATCCCCGCGGACATCCGCGCCGTCATGGGGCGGGCGGCCCAGGACTTGGCCGACTCCGGCCAGGCGGACCGCGCACTCAGCGTGGGCGCCAAGGCCCCGTCCTTCACGCTTCCTTCAGCCACCGGACGGGACGTCGCCCTGGACGAGCTGCTCGCCGAGGGCCCGGTGGTGCTGACCTTCTACCGCGGCGCCTGGTGCCCCTACTGCAACATCGCTCTGCGCTCCCTGCAGCAGCACCACGACGACATCACCGCCCGCGGCGCCCACCTTGTCGCCGTCTCCCCGCAGATCCCCGACGAGTCACTGTCCCTCACCGAGAAGCACGGCCTCGCCTTCGACGTCCTGAGCGACCTCGGCTCCGACACCGCCAAGCAGTTCGGACTCGCCTTCGATCTGCCCGACGACCTGGCGGCCGTCTACGACAGCTTCGGCATCGACCTGCAGCACTCCAACGCAGGCCACGCCCGAACCCTCCCCTTGCCCGCCACGTACGTCATCGACCGCGAGGGCACCATCCGCTGGGCCTTCGTCAACGCGGACTACACGACCCGCGCCGAACCGGCCGACATCCTCACCGCACTCGACACCCTCGCGTGA
- a CDS encoding DM13 domain-containing protein, with the protein MVRVRKPAILGVAVVAILVVGVGLFWFKPWTLWTDETVREEIPVAAPGPAKSQSPGSSSTPAEPAGPQAVATGKFISHEHSTAGTVKILRLADGSHTLRLEGLDTSNGPDLHVWITDAPVKEGKAGWGVFDDGKYKSLGKLKGNKGDQNYALPGDLDVNEYSSVSIWCERFSVSFGAAALSRA; encoded by the coding sequence ATGGTGCGAGTGCGCAAACCGGCGATTCTCGGTGTGGCTGTGGTGGCCATCCTGGTCGTCGGCGTGGGGCTGTTCTGGTTCAAGCCGTGGACCCTGTGGACGGACGAGACCGTCCGTGAGGAGATCCCCGTGGCCGCGCCCGGACCTGCCAAGAGCCAGTCGCCAGGCAGTAGTTCAACGCCGGCCGAGCCGGCGGGGCCGCAGGCGGTGGCCACGGGCAAGTTCATCAGCCACGAACACAGCACCGCGGGCACGGTGAAGATCCTGCGCCTGGCCGATGGTTCGCACACCCTGCGTCTTGAGGGCCTGGACACCAGTAACGGCCCGGACCTGCACGTCTGGATCACCGACGCCCCCGTCAAGGAGGGCAAGGCGGGCTGGGGCGTATTCGACGACGGCAAGTACAAGAGCCTCGGCAAGCTCAAAGGCAACAAGGGTGACCAGAACTACGCCCTGCCCGGCGACCTCGACGTGAACGAGTACAGCAGCGTCAGTATCTGGTGCGAACGCTTCAGCGTGTCCTTCGGGGCGGCCGCGCTCAGCCGCGCCTGA
- a CDS encoding DUF5655 domain-containing protein encodes MTDLKLFHIEGEGARELRGEQVPVERHLQKLVERNMETLLGVRFLASEFSTGDQHGGRIDSLGLDEAGSPVIVEYKRARDQNVMNQALFYLSWLLDHRGDFHMLVDEVLGSETATAIDWSRPRMICVASDFTRYDAHAVRTLGHATDLVRYRVYRHDLLTLELIASSYGRRTGSRRSSAGRRHLSVAPDPASADNEGGASDHLRAVPERMRELFADLDATLIGLGEVRSEVLQTCVAYRRLRGFAWVRVQEKTLVVTLNVDPRLVDLRSGFTRDVRELGHHGGGHLEVRIRSHADLQEAAPLLRQSLEAA; translated from the coding sequence GTGACCGACCTGAAGCTGTTCCACATCGAGGGCGAGGGCGCCCGGGAGCTCCGCGGTGAGCAGGTGCCGGTGGAGCGCCACCTGCAGAAGCTCGTCGAACGGAACATGGAGACACTGCTCGGGGTGCGCTTCCTGGCGTCGGAGTTCTCGACCGGGGACCAGCACGGTGGTCGCATCGACTCGCTCGGCCTCGACGAGGCCGGCTCGCCGGTGATCGTGGAGTACAAGAGGGCTCGCGATCAGAACGTCATGAACCAGGCGCTGTTCTATCTGTCCTGGCTCCTGGACCATCGCGGGGATTTCCACATGCTTGTGGATGAAGTATTGGGGTCGGAGACGGCGACTGCCATCGACTGGAGTCGGCCGCGCATGATCTGCGTTGCTTCCGACTTCACGCGCTACGACGCCCATGCGGTACGGACGCTGGGGCACGCCACGGACCTCGTCCGCTACCGCGTCTACCGCCACGACCTGCTCACCTTGGAGCTGATTGCCTCGTCCTACGGGCGTCGCACCGGCAGCCGGCGCTCCTCAGCGGGACGTCGTCACCTCTCCGTGGCGCCGGATCCTGCTTCGGCCGACAACGAGGGCGGGGCATCTGATCACCTGCGGGCCGTGCCGGAGCGGATGCGCGAGCTGTTCGCTGACCTGGACGCGACTCTGATCGGCCTCGGCGAGGTGCGGAGCGAGGTCCTGCAGACCTGTGTCGCCTACCGGAGACTGCGTGGCTTCGCCTGGGTGCGGGTGCAGGAGAAGACCCTTGTGGTGACGCTGAATGTGGATCCGAGGTTGGTGGATCTGCGGTCGGGGTTCACGCGGGATGTGCGAGAGCTCGGGCATCACGGAGGTGGTCACTTGGAAGTCCGCATCCGTTCGCATGCCGATCTTCAAGAGGCTGCGCCTCTCTTGCGGCAGAGTCTTGAGGCTGCCTGA